The Campylobacter sp. CN_NE2 genome contains a region encoding:
- the dsbI gene encoding protein-disulfide oxidoreductase DsbI, translating into MSLKAILIKIGNWQNGRDFWIYLAIISGFCVFFSHYFFQKYLFMLPCEQCVYVRFALCVIALGAIFAAINPKNIFLKILGFVFGIYGVILGISSALHLNAIHKALHGGDMFGIQGCSAEPKFILNLPLHEIFPAIFKPLGDCGYDMPVVPNGAKLDATQEVLVKLYENGWYLVPQMRLINLAECSFILFFVIAILFALTILFGILMRNRF; encoded by the coding sequence ATGAGCTTAAAAGCGATACTAATTAAAATCGGAAATTGGCAAAATGGACGGGATTTTTGGATTTATTTGGCGATAATTTCGGGCTTTTGTGTGTTTTTTTCGCACTATTTTTTCCAAAAATATCTTTTTATGTTGCCGTGCGAGCAATGCGTTTATGTGCGTTTTGCACTTTGTGTGATAGCCCTTGGTGCGATTTTTGCAGCCATTAATCCAAAAAATATCTTTTTAAAAATTTTAGGATTTGTTTTTGGAATTTATGGTGTGATTTTAGGAATTAGCTCTGCACTTCATTTAAATGCCATCCACAAAGCACTTCACGGCGGAGATATGTTTGGAATCCAAGGCTGTTCGGCTGAACCAAAATTTATACTAAATTTGCCTTTGCATGAGATTTTTCCTGCGATTTTCAAGCCATTGGGAGACTGTGGTTATGATATGCCTGTTGTGCCAAACGGCGCAAAACTCGATGCTACGCAAGAAGTTTTAGTCAAACTCTATGAAAACGGCTGGTACTTAGTGCCGCAAATGAGATTGATAAATCTTGCCGAATGCTCATTTATACTATTTTTTGTAATAGCAATTTTATTTGCACTAACAATTCTGTTTGGAATTTTAATGAGAAATAGATTTTAA
- a CDS encoding thioredoxin domain-containing protein — protein sequence MKKSFLKVICAVFCLFSFAFCEQDERYIVLENPIENAENSLIEIFSYDCPFCYKFDEVIKKIMCENTNLKFIPYHLATRGEFGVLGSEIFANLIAYDNNKSVDLFDELSEFNRAKKAIFTAYHEKKERWGGVADENGKNAFLQTALANSQISNFKFENNSTAVSEILNSWGLDKNGKAYEIAKILGVPAFVINGKYLIKTSSLRSFEDMDKLVKELSLKD from the coding sequence GTGAAAAAGAGTTTTTTAAAAGTTATTTGTGCGGTTTTTTGCCTTTTTTCTTTTGCATTTTGCGAGCAAGATGAACGCTATATCGTGCTTGAAAATCCGATTGAAAATGCCGAAAATTCGCTGATTGAGATTTTTAGTTACGATTGTCCGTTTTGTTATAAATTTGATGAAGTTATCAAAAAAATAATGTGTGAAAATACAAATTTGAAATTTATCCCTTATCATTTAGCAACTAGGGGCGAATTTGGGGTTTTAGGAAGTGAAATTTTTGCAAATTTGATAGCTTATGACAATAATAAAAGTGTTGATTTATTTGATGAGCTTTCCGAATTTAATAGAGCCAAAAAGGCAATTTTTACGGCATATCACGAGAAAAAAGAGCGTTGGGGCGGTGTGGCTGATGAAAACGGAAAAAATGCTTTTTTGCAAACCGCTTTGGCAAATTCGCAAATATCAAATTTTAAATTTGAAAATAACAGCACCGCCGTTAGCGAAATTCTAAATTCTTGGGGTCTGGATAAAAACGGAAAAGCCTATGAAATCGCAAAAATTTTAGGCGTTCCTGCCTTTGTGATAAACGGAAAATATCTTATAAAAACAAGCTCTTTGCGTAGTTTTGAAGATATGGATAAGCTTGTTAAAGAACTAAGTTTAAAGGATTAA